Part of the Deltaproteobacteria bacterium genome is shown below.
ATTTGGTTTTGAAGGGACCCGGTCCGGCGAGGTGGTCTTTAACACCTCACTCTCCGGCTATCAGGAAATTCTGACCGACCCGTCGTATCAGGGGCAGATTGTCGTCATGACCTACCCGGAAATCGGCAATTACGGCGCCAACCCGATCGACACCGAATCGGCCAAAATTTATCTCTCCGGTTTTGTCGTGAAAGAAAATTCCCCTATCGTGAGCAACTTCCGGGCCAAGTCGTCGCTCTCCGCCTTTCTGAAAAAAAATAAAATTCCCGCCGTGGAAGGAATCGATACCCGGGCGCTTGTCCGTCATATTCGAGACGCCGGGGCCCAACAGGCGTTGATTGTCGTCGGCAAGGTCAACAGTTTTGAAAAGCTTAAAAAGAAGGCATCCGCTCTTCCTTCCATGGAAGGGCAGGATCTCGCAAAGGTGGTTTCGTGCAAGAGGCCGTATGGGTGGAGTAAGGGGGTGTCTTGGATCGAAGATCGAAGATCGAAGATCGAATATGAAGGATCGAAACATAATAATCATCGATCTTCGACCTTCCATCTTCGACCTTTCACGGTAATCGCCTACGACTTCGGCATTAAGCAAAACATCCTCCGCATGCTGGCCGATTCCGGGTGCAAGGTGAAGGTTGTGCCGGGCGACTATCCGGCCGAGAAAATTTTGGCCGAAAATCCCGACGGGGTTTTTCTGTCCAATGGCCCCGGCGATCCGGCGGTCTGCGCCTACGCCGTCGAGAATGTGAAAAAGATTTTGGGAAAAAAACCGCTGTTCGGCATCTGTCTGGGGCACCAGATCATGGGGCTGGCGCTGGGAGGAAAAACCTTCAAGCTCAAATTCGGCCATCACGGCGGCAACCAGCCGGTGATGGACCTTTCAACCCAAAAAGTGGAGATCACCGCGCAGAACCACGGTTTTGCCGTTGATCCCGAAAGCCTTCCTCCCGGTGTCGAGGTGACGCATATCAACTTAAACGACAAGACCGTCGAGGGTCTAAGGCACAGGAAACTGCCGGCCTTCAGCGTCCAATATCACCCCGAGGCCTCGCCCGGGCCGCATGATTCGCATTATTTGTTTGGAAGATTTATTGAAATGATGAAGCAGAGCTAAAATCCCCCCAACCCCCCTTTTTCAAAGGGGGGGATTAACGGGTCCCCCACTTCGTAGAAGGGGGGACAGGGGGGATTTCATCACTATGCCCAAACGAACCGACATCAAAAAAATCATGATCATCGGCGCCGGCCCGATTGTGATCGGTCAGGCCTGTGAGTTCGATTATTCCGGAACCCAGGGGGTCAAGGCGCTCAAAGAGGAGGGATACGCCGTTATCCTCGTCAATTCCAATCCCGCCACCATCATGACCGATCCGGAACTGGCGGATGCCACCTATATCGAACCAATCACGCCGGAGGTTGTCGCCAAAATCATCGAAAAAGAAAGGCCGGATGCCCTCCTGCCGACGCTGGGAGGGCAGACGGCGCTCAACACGGCGGTGGCCTTGGCCAAAAACGGGATGCTCGGAAAATATAATGTCGAACTGATCGGCGCAAAACTCCCCGCCATCGAGAAGGCCGAAGACCGCGAGTTGTTCAAAAAGGCGATGCAGTCAATCGGCCTCAAAGTCCCGCGCAGTGCCGTTGCGACGAATATGAAAGAGGCCCTTGCGGTGATCAAAAAAATCGGTTTCCCGGCGATCATCCGTCCCGCCTTCACCCTTGGCGGTTCCGGCGGAAACATTGCCAGGGACATGAAGGAATACAAAGAATATGTCGATTGGGGACTCGATTGTTCTCCCGTTTCGCAGATTCTCGTCGAACAATCGGTGCTTGGCTGGAAGGAGTTCGAGCTTGAGGTGATGCGCGACCGAAAAGACAATGTGGTGATTGTCTGCTCCATCGAAAACTTCGATCCGATGGGCATTCACACCGGCGACAGCATCACCGTCGCTCCGGCACAGACGCTTACCGACAAGGAATATCAGCTCATGCGAAACGCGGCGATTGCCATCATCCGCGAGATTGGAGTGGATACCGGAGGCTCGAACATCCAGTTTGCCGTCAACCCGAAAAACGGCGAGATGATCGTCATCGAAATGAACCCGCGCGTTTCGCGGAGTTCGGCGCTCGCCTCCAAGGCCACCGGATTTCCCATCGCCAAATTCGCCACCAAGCTGGCCGTTGGCTACACGCTCGATGAAATTCAGAACGACATCACGAAATATACCCCCGCCTCGTTCGAGCCGACCATCGACTATGTCGTGACAAAGGTGCCGCGGTTCACCTTCGAAAAATTTCCTCAGGCGGATGATCGCCTCACCGTGCAGATGAAATCGGTGGGGGAGGCGATGGCGATCGGGCGGACCTTCAAGGAATCTCTGCAGAAGGCGATTCGGTCGCTGGAGATCGGCAGTTACGGTTTCGAGCCGCCAAGCCGGGGCGGCCCGCCGGGGGCGGCCGCCAAAGGGGGGAAAAAATTACGCGAACACCTCCGGGTGCCTCGGGCCGATCGTTTGTGGTGGGTGGCTCAGGCCTTTCGGGAGAGAATGACGATCAATCAGATCTACAAAGAATCGGCGATTGATCCCTGGTTTTTAAAGCAGATTGAGCAGATTGTGGATCTTGAGAAGGAAATTCGTCGGGCCCGTCCTGTAGGGGCGCGATTAATCGCGCCCCTGCGAAGAGCCAAACAATTCGGTTTTTCAGATCGTCGCATCGCGCAATTAACCGGTTCCACCGAGGATGCCGTCCGCGAACTGCGCGAAAAAAACGGGATCGTCCCCGTCTACAAACGCGTGGATACCTGCGCCGCCGAGTTCGAGGCCTACACCCCGTATCTCTACTCAACCTATGAACAGGAGAACGAGGCCAACCCGACCAAGAAGAGAAAAGTTGTCATCCTTGGCGGCGGGCCGAACCGAATCGGGCAGGGGATCGAGTTCGACTATTGCTGTTGTCACGCCAGTTTTGCCCTCGCGGAAGAGGGGGTGGAAACGATCATGGTCAACTGCAACCCCGAAACGGTCTCCACCGACTACGATACCTCCGATCGCCTCTATTTCGAGCCGCTCACCAAAGAGGATGTCATCCGCATTCTGCAGGAAGAAAAACCGGATGGGGTTATTGTGCAGTTCGGCGGTCAGACGCCTCTTAAACTCGCCGTCCCGCTGGAAAAATGGGGCGCAAATATTCTTGGGACCTCCCCTGATTCCATCGACATCGCCGAAGACCGCGAGCGGTTTGCCGGGTTGTTGCGGCGGCTCAACATCCGACAGCCGGAAAACGGCATTGCCAAATCGCATGATGAAGCGATCACGATCGCTCGGCGGATCGGTTACCCCATTCTCGCCCGTCCCTCCTACGTCCTCGGCGGTCGCGCTATGGAGATTGTTTACGATGAAAAATATCTCCGTCATTATATGGAAACGGCGGTTCAGGCCTCGGAGGACCGT
Proteins encoded:
- the carA gene encoding glutamine-hydrolyzing carbamoyl-phosphate synthase small subunit: MRPAHLILADGNIFSGTSFGFEGTRSGEVVFNTSLSGYQEILTDPSYQGQIVVMTYPEIGNYGANPIDTESAKIYLSGFVVKENSPIVSNFRAKSSLSAFLKKNKIPAVEGIDTRALVRHIRDAGAQQALIVVGKVNSFEKLKKKASALPSMEGQDLAKVVSCKRPYGWSKGVSWIEDRRSKIEYEGSKHNNHRSSTFHLRPFTVIAYDFGIKQNILRMLADSGCKVKVVPGDYPAEKILAENPDGVFLSNGPGDPAVCAYAVENVKKILGKKPLFGICLGHQIMGLALGGKTFKLKFGHHGGNQPVMDLSTQKVEITAQNHGFAVDPESLPPGVEVTHINLNDKTVEGLRHRKLPAFSVQYHPEASPGPHDSHYLFGRFIEMMKQS
- the carB gene encoding carbamoyl-phosphate synthase large subunit, with translation MPKRTDIKKIMIIGAGPIVIGQACEFDYSGTQGVKALKEEGYAVILVNSNPATIMTDPELADATYIEPITPEVVAKIIEKERPDALLPTLGGQTALNTAVALAKNGMLGKYNVELIGAKLPAIEKAEDRELFKKAMQSIGLKVPRSAVATNMKEALAVIKKIGFPAIIRPAFTLGGSGGNIARDMKEYKEYVDWGLDCSPVSQILVEQSVLGWKEFELEVMRDRKDNVVIVCSIENFDPMGIHTGDSITVAPAQTLTDKEYQLMRNAAIAIIREIGVDTGGSNIQFAVNPKNGEMIVIEMNPRVSRSSALASKATGFPIAKFATKLAVGYTLDEIQNDITKYTPASFEPTIDYVVTKVPRFTFEKFPQADDRLTVQMKSVGEAMAIGRTFKESLQKAIRSLEIGSYGFEPPSRGGPPGAAAKGGKKLREHLRVPRADRLWWVAQAFRERMTINQIYKESAIDPWFLKQIEQIVDLEKEIRRARPVGARLIAPLRRAKQFGFSDRRIAQLTGSTEDAVRELREKNGIVPVYKRVDTCAAEFEAYTPYLYSTYEQENEANPTKKRKVVILGGGPNRIGQGIEFDYCCCHASFALAEEGVETIMVNCNPETVSTDYDTSDRLYFEPLTKEDVIRILQEEKPDGVIVQFGGQTPLKLAVPLEKWGANILGTSPDSIDIAEDRERFAGLLRRLNIRQPENGIAKSHDEAITIARRIGYPILARPSYVLGGRAMEIVYDEKYLRHYMETAVQASEDRPVLIDRYLEGAIEVDVDALCDGKQVVIGGIMEHIEHAGVHSGDSACCIPPHSLSADVIDEITRQTKLMALELRVKGLMNVQYAVKEGKVYVLEVNPRASRTVPFVSKAIGIPLAKIAAKIMIGKTLKELGFEKEVTPPYRSVKEAVFPFAKFPGVDTLLGPEMKSTGEVMGIDPQFGMAFAKSQTAAGTILPKKGAAFVSVRDRDKADIAPVAKKLVDLGFSILATRGTASFLKEREIPVEVVNKVHEGSPHIVDRLEAKEVAMLINTHEGKKTAIDSYSIRRTALIEGVPYFTTVAAARAATEGIGELSKREMDVTSLQDYRRITLAAKTNAA